Proteins encoded by one window of Primulina huaijiensis isolate GDHJ02 chromosome 1, ASM1229523v2, whole genome shotgun sequence:
- the LOC140976230 gene encoding probable protein S-acyltransferase 19 — MVRKHGWQLPAHTLQVVAITVFFLLVVAFYAFFAPFLGGQIWEYVLIAVYSPVALSVFILYARSTAINPADPGIMSKFDPGLMDNTRDKHKSTARGQNRKFDEVSNGTHSSASSASRSSFGGAHSSRKGSVESVRNNAQVLSPRSRSLCNIFGGIFCAIFVHEDCRKPDEVVDQEGTGEDALFCTLCNAEVRKFSKHCRSCDKCVDGFDHHCRWLNNCVGRKNYVTFISLMAISLVWLALEVLVGIAVLVRCFVKKKHMETEIIDRLGNGFSRAPFATVVALCTALSLMACVPLGELFFFHMILIRKGITTYEYVVAMRAMSEAPAGASVDEEPPNILYSPSGSATTGFSGGSSLGLQYKGAWCTPPRVFVDYQEEVAPQLGPGMVPSTVDPDATAVGDARNKAQKKGIRISAWKLAKLDSSEAVKAAAKARASSSILRPVDNRHLPDSEPSSSDNLSVRSSMSTETGGNKDVRNELTFSPLRNTYAPSQGSRDEYETGTQSVSSFSSPSHVHESVTLSPLPQAHGSNAFVASSSVPGLVPDQPLISRVTDPVKSSLVSLNPSGLDGKIVQKSSTTDPLQISAAHASSLLRDIKRTSVVWDQEAGRYVSVPVSASEARKKPSSHANAATINRENQPAVLPREPLLPPAKPSVQQSEKLTYTGESIFFGGPLLSAPNRDGLKSERVSSSRDGQDKLTMTLPPRYKRDAVSNQLPVFIPGDFDYNSTSGSGLK; from the exons ATGGTGAGGAAACATGGGTGGCAGTTACCAGCGCACACCTTGCAG GTGGTCGCCATCACCGTGTTTTTCTTGTTAGTGGTGGCGTTTTATGCTTTCTTTGCTCCTTTCCTTGGTGGCCAAATTTGGGAGTATGTTCTCATTGCTGTGTATTCCCCTGTG GCTTTGTCGGTTTTCATCCTTTATGCTCGAAGCACTGCAATTAACCCAGCGGACCCTGGTATCATGTCTAAATTTGACCCCGGGTTAATGGACAACACAAGGGACAAACATAAATCAACTGCACGTGGCCAGAACAGAAAGTTTGATGAAGTTAGCAATGGAACACATTCTTCTGCATCTTCAGCTTCACGAAGTTCCTTTGGAGGCGCTCATTCCAGCAGAAAAGGTTCGGTTGAATCCGTGAGAAACAATGCTCAGGTTCTCTCACCAAGGAGTAGGTCATTATGCAATATTTTTGGAGGAATTTTTTGTGCGATCTTTGTTCATGAGGATTGCCGGAAACCTGATGAGGTGGTCGATCAGGAAGGTACAGGTGAAGATGCCTTGTTTTGCACGTTGTGCAATGCTGAG GTTCGCAAGTTCAGTAAACATTGTAGAAGTTGCGACAAGTGTGTGGATGGATTTGATCACCATTGTCGG TGGCTCAATAACTGTGTTGGGCGGAAAAATTATGTaacatttatttcattaatggCCATCAGTCTAGTTTGG CTTGCTCTTGAAGTTTTAGTTGGGATTGCTGTTCTAGTTCGATGctttgtgaagaagaagcaCATGGAGACAGAAATAATTGACAGGCTTGGAAATGGTTTCTCTCGTGCCCCATTTGCAACTGTAGTG GCTCTGTGTACAGCTCTCTCTTTAATGGCCTGTGTACCTTTGGGGGAACTTTTCTTTTTCCATATGATACTTATTAGAAAG GGAATTACAACTTATGAATATGTTGTGGCAATGAGAGCAATGAGTGAGGCTCCTGCGGGAGCATCCGTAGATGAGGAGCCCCCGAATATTCTTTATTCTCCGTCAGGATCTGCTACGACTGGTTTCAGTGGTGGAAGCTCTTTGGGACTGCAATATAAAGGGGCATGGTGCACTCCTCCTAGGGTGTTTGTAGATTACCAG GAAGAAGTTGCACCGCAGCTAGGACCTGGTATGGTTCCATCAACAGTTGATCCGGATGCGACTGCGGTTGGCGATGCGAGGAACAAGGCACAGAAAAAGGGCATTCGCATCAGTGCTTGGAAGCTTGCTAAACTAGATTCGAGTGAAGCTGTGAAAGCTGCTGCAAAGGCAAGGGCATCTTCTTCCATCTTACGACCTGTCGATAATCGTCACTTGCCAGATTCTGAACCAAGTTCCAGCGATAATTTAAGCGTCAGAAGCAGTATGAGTACTGAAACAGGAGGAAACAAAGATGTCAGAAATGAACTCACATTCTCTCCTTTGAGAAACACTTATGCTCCCAGCCAAGGTAGCAGGGATGAATATGAAACAGGCACTCAAAGTGTTAGCAGTTTCAGCAGCCCAAGCCATGTCCATGAATCTGTCACTTTAAGCCCTCTTCCACAAGCTCATGGTTCAAACGCTTTTGTAGCATCTAGCTCGGTGCCTGGACTTGTCCCAGATCAGCCCCTAATTTCTCGAGTCACAGACCCTGTTAAAAGTAGCTTAGTGTCACTCAACCCCTCTGGATTGGACGGGAAGATCGTACAAAAGAGTAGCACTACAGACCCTTTACAAATTTCTGCTGCTCATGCGTCATCCTTGCTTAGAGACATAAAAAGAACATCTGTTGTTTGGGATCAAGAAGCCGGAAGGTATGTATCTGTTCCGGTATCTGCTTCAGAAGCCCGTAAAAAACCATCTTCACATGCCAATGCAGCAACTATTAATCGTGAGAATCAGCCTGCTGTTCTCCCCCGAGAACCTTTGCTTCCTCCAGCAAAACCATCAGTCCAGCAGTCAGAGAAACTAACGTACACTGGAGAATCTATCTTCTTCGGTGGTCCACTTTTAAGTGCTCCAAATCGTGATGGCCTTAAATCTGAAAGGGTTTCAAGCTCAAGAGATGGGCAAGACAAACTGACAATGACTTTGCCCCCTAGATATAAGAGAGATGCTGTTTCAAACCAGCTTCCTGTCTTTATTCCCGGGGATTTTGACTATAACTCGACATCTGGATCAGGACTTAAGTAA